One genomic segment of Arachis duranensis cultivar V14167 chromosome 4, aradu.V14167.gnm2.J7QH, whole genome shotgun sequence includes these proteins:
- the LOC127746710 gene encoding zinc finger BED domain-containing protein RICESLEEPER 1-like, whose protein sequence is MISTALHFKEVFPRFQDREPNYRYFSDHEEWDKVEKIAEVLQVINCVTNIIFGSEYPTANLYLAEVFCIKLILDEAVNSGPFFIKEMAAKMKLKFDKYWSECNLLMAVVTILDPRYKLTGLKMCFQHIYGQEATRNMTLVHQIMTEIYQEYVILSNEQEGSTSLSASGENSINSTMQSSNSSQTGWSIMINFVKDEEAVPALKSELETYLDKPKYF, encoded by the coding sequence ATGATATCTACAGCATTGCATTTTAAGGAAGTCTTCCCTCGATTCCAAGATCGTGAGCCAAATTATAGATATTTTTCTGACCACGAAGAATGGGATAAAGTTGAAAAAATAGCTGAAGTTCTACAAGTGATCAATTGTGTAACCAATATCATATTTGGAAGTGAATATCCTACTGCCAACCTTTATCTTGCTGAGGTATTTTgcattaaattaattttggatgAAGCTGTTAATAGTGGACCTTTTTTTATCAAAGAAATGGCTGCCAAAATGAAACTGAAGTTTGATAAATATTGGAGTGAATGTAACCTTCTCATGGCTGTTGTAACTATTTTGGATCCCAGATACAAATTGACAGGTCTTAAAATGTGCTTTCAGCATATATATGGGCAAGAAGCTACAAGAAATATGACATTGGTGCATCAAATTATGACAGAAATATATCAAGAGTATGTCATTCTATCCAACGAGCAAGAAGGATCAACTTCACTAAGTGCAAGTGGCGAAAATAGTATCAACTCTACAATGCAAAGTTCAAACTCCTCACAAACTGGATGGTcaataatgataaattttgtaaaagatGAAGAAGCAGTTCCAGCTTTAAAATCTGAATTAGAGACTTACTTGGATaaaccaaaatatttttaa